The Halichondria panicea chromosome 6, odHalPani1.1, whole genome shotgun sequence genomic sequence CAAATTGTCGAAAAAGCTGCGCTAGAAGTGGTTGCAGGACAGGGCAAGTAAGTATATCACATACCCTCAGTTGTATTTGGTGTGAAACTTCGTAGCCGGGATCAAGTTATCTAGTTTTTCAGATAGCCACTTTATTTAAGATGCAACTAGTTTTTGgtaacattattatatatatagctgccatcgcaaatacatgtagtttgatcTATTAAACTCCTATAACTCACTCCCACAATTCGATCCCTTTTTCATGCTTTTTGTGACAGATATCCATGAGCTACTATAGGATATAATTCTACCATTTTAGCACATCAGTAATAGAGCTCCCCCAGAGTATTTTTGATCGATTGGCCACATAACAAGTGTATGCTACACCAAGACAGTTCCAGAGTCGCATTGCTATATATGTCActatagtctcatgaatcagccgctcTTCCTAGGGGAGAGACCTTCTGAGTACTTCAGTCtgaagcagaggaggtacgacaggcgcggtgcagctcaggcaattagcctttgattgagcaatatttatccgcccacgtcgtaaTGTTTTTACTGAAGGCTAATTACTTGTgtctgtcggacctcctctgagtctGAAGGTCATTGCACAATGGAATGTTAATTGTCATTACGTCAGTGTCATAAACCAGAAGAATGCAAGGTCAACCACGAACACTTGactagcagctatgaatttgTTTGGCTTGCTCCAAGAAGGTTGCTAAAAAAAGTGTTGTACAGGCCTATAGTGCAGTCAACTATAGCTCCTTGACTGACTATATAACTATAGCCATAGAGTTATCATGCACTAGCTATAAATGCGTCCCCATAGAATGCATTATTTTCTTGTCAACTCAAAGTGCTCAGACAGTCTCTACCCTAtaagaagggcggctgattcataagtctatataatataatatgtCACTATTTATTGCcttgtatacatatacaaagTTCAGCATGACAGCTAGACTAGCTTTGTTACCTCATGCAAGCTATTCTATAATTCAGGACTGGTTGACAGTGCTATAAAGTCGCTTTCATTTTTCTGCAGGGTGGTGGTGAAGCCaatctagttgggcggagtccaaccaacgcttcgctcactccgcccaactaaagCCAATCTACAATAAAGCAACACCGTGTCCTTGTTGTGAGAATTGTACTAAGACTAAAGGCCTCATCATCAGCTTCATGGGAGCTTTTGCTCCTTCTTTTGCccgatataatattattgcttaCCCCCAACAACAATACTGAATTACTACATGCAGCTGCAGTACGGCTCTATATAGCCTTAACTCCCAAAATCTGTATGCatgtctacatgtagctgttaaAGGAAATCTGAAACTTACCACAAGATCGTTCTTTGTATCGTCTTGTTGTGATAGCATAAATTGTGTGATGCAACCTTTTCTCAttgttataatttatacacattAACACTTCACccttacaatgtatatacaaaattaatgaacaaCGGAACatgaaataataattgttcAGATGCATCGCTATAGCTTAATATAATATTGACAAGTATTGATAAGTTAAATTTAATTAATCATTAGATCTCCAGAATTCTTTCGATGACATTTTCTAAAGCAGCTGTGTACTATTATAGTTATCACAAAATGAATTGCAAACAAAATGCCACCAATGATAAATGAAAGGAGCGGAATGTCCATTCTTTGTTTCAACTCGATATTGAGTCTATAGCTGGCACTTGTACTGCTGGGGCATTGATTCCTATCAACATCAAGCAGTATACAATAATCAATTGCACTGAAATCAAATGATTGTGAGAAATCAACAGTGAAAGCATTTTCATTTGTTGTCAGTGGAGTCCTAGGTGTGTACATCTGTCGAATAGCTGACACATTATACGTAATTGATTTCAGAATGAAAGAATTCCTAAATAATTGATCGGAGCAGAAAGCATAGTACTCAGAATTGTTAACTCTATAAACAGGTAGTGTCTCTCCACGTAGCCCTCGCTGACATGTGTATGTTGCCCTGGGGGGTTGCTCACAATCTCCAAAGACACGGTCGCAGTTGGTAGTCGTAGATTCAACATACCACACATCAATAAACTCTTTCACCGAATCGTTATGTGCACCTAAAGTGATGTTGAAGGTTGAGCCTTCCAGTAGATAGAACGGTGAAGCTAGGAGATTATTCATATCGAACTCTTGGGTCACCATAGGCAACGTTTGACAAGTTTGATTGGTCAATACATACAGACCAGCAGTACAGGGCGATACTTGTTGCTGTCCTACTGTAGTGAGACGAAAGGAGGCAGACGATATCCAAAATGGATCAATACCCAAGTCAACCTCGGCCATTAGAGCGTCCCTTCGTCCTGTTATCATAACGGGGAGACTCGTTCTTGTCTGAGGTACTTGAGAGAGCACAACGGCAACAATAATTCCCAGAACTAGCCAGATCAACGAAGCGGAATA encodes the following:
- the LOC135337626 gene encoding uncharacterized protein LOC135337626 isoform X2 gives rise to the protein MLMAESQGKSREKLISDTVWRKNKESIRKNLSIRVAFDFLVQAKIVPQDAQEAYVDLQTEVDKRNRIIDSIPKCEQYDYLLRFIECLKNTYKEAGKAHEDLVKLLEGDYEETKKEMKNDSTTRTCGAALNGAALPPPVNSSQPTASQPPEVSLPSKSSRALTALKMNWRWVVAYSASLIWLVLGIIVAVVLSQVPQTRTSLPVMITGRRDALMAEVDLGIDPFWISSASFRLTTVGQQQVSPCTAGLYVLTNQTCQTLPMVTQEFDMNNLLASPFYLLEGSTFNITLGAHNDSVKEFIDVWYVESTTTNCDRVFGDCEQPPRATYTCQRGLRGETLPVYRVNNSEYYAFCSDQLFRNSFILKSITYNVSAIRQMYTPRTPLTTNENAFTVDFSQSFDFSAIDYCILLDVDRNQCPSSTSASYRLNIELKQRMDIPLLSFIIGGILFAIHFVITIIVHSCFRKCHRKNSGDLMIN
- the LOC135337626 gene encoding uncharacterized protein LOC135337626 isoform X1, which encodes MLMAESQGKSREKLISDTVWRKNKESIRKNLSIRVAFDFLVQAKIVPQDAQEAYVDLQTEVDKRNRIIDSIPKCEQYDYLLRFIECLKNTYKEAGKAHEDLVKLLEGDYEETKKEMKNDSTTRTCGAALNGAALPPPVNSSQPTAHTHTASQPPEVSLPSKSSRALTALKMNWRWVVAYSASLIWLVLGIIVAVVLSQVPQTRTSLPVMITGRRDALMAEVDLGIDPFWISSASFRLTTVGQQQVSPCTAGLYVLTNQTCQTLPMVTQEFDMNNLLASPFYLLEGSTFNITLGAHNDSVKEFIDVWYVESTTTNCDRVFGDCEQPPRATYTCQRGLRGETLPVYRVNNSEYYAFCSDQLFRNSFILKSITYNVSAIRQMYTPRTPLTTNENAFTVDFSQSFDFSAIDYCILLDVDRNQCPSSTSASYRLNIELKQRMDIPLLSFIIGGILFAIHFVITIIVHSCFRKCHRKNSGDLMIN